The window TTCTTCCATTTGTTCTCAGTACATTAAGTCTCAGATCAATGCACGCCTTTACAGCTCGTTTTTAATGTTGATCATTATGGAATTTCCTCAGGGAGGTCTCAAGGCGGTGATCTGGACAGACGTGTTCCAGACGGTGGTAATGTTCGCCGGTCAGCTGGCGGTCATCGTGGTTGGGGCCAATCAGGCAGGGGGCATAGCAGAGGTGTGGAGGAAAGCGATCAATGGCAGCCGCATTGCTGGACTAGAGTG is drawn from Plectropomus leopardus isolate mb unplaced genomic scaffold, YSFRI_Pleo_2.0 unplaced_scaffold89641, whole genome shotgun sequence and contains these coding sequences:
- the LOC121940542 gene encoding sodium-dependent multivitamin transporter-like, whose protein sequence is GGLKAVIWTDVFQTVVMFAGQLAVIVVGANQAGGIAEVWRKAINGSRIAGLDLNPNPLERHTFWTLGVGGVFLMLALYGVNQAQVQRYLSSRTEKEAVM